In the genome of Lactuca sativa cultivar Salinas chromosome 3, Lsat_Salinas_v11, whole genome shotgun sequence, the window TAAGTCTAAGTGTGATTGAGTTGAACAACTgaacaagatagaaatttcgggttgtcacaagtcaTGATGAAAAACGAGAATGGAGAAGCTTTGAGGTGATGAAGAGGACGAGAATAAGTAGAAAAAATATAGTAGACGAGAAGGATATAACAACCACATGGAGGGATCAACTAGGGTTTGAGATTGCAGTTCTCCGACAACAGGGTCTTCCTCCTGCTCGGTTTCGCAGACCAATCTTACTCCTCATGTTTTTTCCTCTCGGTCTCCTCTTACCACCCCAGATTCCCCTCGGCCTCCGGCTTCCCAGTCCATTAGCGCCCATCCTATGGTTACTTGTAGCAAATGGGGCATCCGTAAACCTTTTGATCGTCTCAATATTCATGTTGAGACCATATCTTGCTCTCGTATTCCTCGCAACTACTCTCAATCCTTTCAAGATCTTAACTGGTTAAATTCCATGAAAGATATATATGATGCACTTATTTCTAAAGGAACTTGGGTGCTTGTATCTCAACCTTCTAATGCTAATGTGGTTAATTGTATTTGGTTATTGGAAAAGAAACTTAATACATATGGATCTTTAGCTCGATACAAGGCGCATTTGGCTGCAAATGGACGTAGACAACGTTTAGGCATTGACTGTTATGAAACTTTTAGTCCAATTGTTAAACCTACTATTATCCAGGCTATTCTTAACCTTGTTGTCTCCCATCATGGCATGTTCATCAACTAGATGTGAAGAATGTGTTTCTTCACGGTCATCTTCATGAGACCGCGTATATGAAGTAACCATTGGATTTTCGAAACCTATCACTTTATAATCATGTTTATCTTTTGCAGAAATTGTTTTTAGTCTCAAGTAGGCCCCTACAGTGAGGTACCACATATTTGCTCAGTTTATCACTCGACTTGGCTTCA includes:
- the LOC111904600 gene encoding uncharacterized mitochondrial protein AtMg00820-like, whose translation is MVTCSKWGIRKPFDRLNIHVETISCSRIPRNYSQSFQDLNWLNSMKDIYDALISKGTWVLVSQPSNANVVNCIWLLEKKLNTYGSLARYKAHLAANGRRQRLGIDCYETFSPIVKPTIIQAILNLVVSHHGMFIN